DNA sequence from the Lonchura striata isolate bLonStr1 chromosome 7, bLonStr1.mat, whole genome shotgun sequence genome:
CAGGCCTCCCCTCAGCGTGGAGGGTCCCTGTGCATGTGGCATAGGGGATGGCAGCGCTACTTGGGCATGTCCAAAGTCacggtgtccccatgtccagcCTGACCCCACAGGCATTGCCtggctccctgtgctcctgtcCTGCACGTGGGACGCCAGGGGCTGTGGCTGGTGACCCGGTCAGTGGCATGtggccctgtggctgcagctgggtGCTGCAGAGGCATGGTGGCCTTGGGAGGTTTGCTTAGGTGAAGAGACTCCCTGTCCCGGGGAAGCTGTGTAGCAGAAACTCCTGGTGGCTGCACTTGACAGAGTGGTGAAAGTTGCCTCTCACCTGGAGTTTCCTGTTAAGTCATAACAAAGAACAGGCAGAATGTGTGCAGTAATCCCCTCTTGTAGCTCTAGACACGGGATGTTGCAGGTTGTTGAGGTAAAAGCCTTGCTAAGTTCCAAGGCTATGAGATCTGCCCAGTTATATTGACAAACCTTGTGTTTTTATTAGGGAATGAGATCTGATTGAACAAGATTGCtcagctggagcacagctccATGGAAGCTACCAGCTGGTTCAAGGTATTAATTGTCTGTGTGGCAGTTGTGTTTGCGTGTATGAACTCAGCAGGGCTGATGGAAGCACATGATTGCTTGTAATAAGAAGGGTATTACTTAACCTCATGATGCACAGTCATCACTGATTGTTGAATTGGTAAACAGTACCGGGAAATGCCCTCATAATCACTTTCAGTCATGTTTCCATGCCTGATCCAGGTGGTTTCAGAGTTTTCATTTCTTCACCCATCAGATACAAGGCTGCTGGGAGCCTGCTTTAGGGTGTTTGCTCACATTTCACACAGGACTGTGTTTAATGTTCCCTCAGAGTCCTTGTTACTAAGGGATTATCTGAGGGTGTTAGGAGGGTTTCAGGAGAAGTATGGAGTGGAGAAACTGAGAGCCTTGGAGTTACATTCATCTCTAAAAGGGTGCACAAGATCAAAGTTTTGTCATAGGAGCTTAAATTTTGTGAAGTGTGTATCTAGGAAGGAGCTTTCCTGGGACAGAAATAGGATTTTGAGAGGTATTTTTTGTTAAAGCAGAGGctcttttggttttatttattcaaaTAGCTCTGTGGAGGGGTTTCTCATTTTCTGACAGACTTCTGCCAGAATCCAGGTAGTTTGATGGGGTGAGGACCCTCTGAGATATCTTGTGTTGTGGAGGTGTCCTGGGGTTCCATGTGTGGGAGGGAAGGAGTGTGCAGAACCTGGTCTGTGCTTCCAAAATGGGCTCATCACTGACAGATAACCCTGACCAGACAAAGACATCCATGACTGTCACTTGCAGGCTCTGGGAGGAATTGATGTGCCCAGCACCAGGCGTTTTGCTGGGACAGGTCACAGGacatcagctccagcccagcttccctgtGAGTGGGGCTGGACTGCCAGCAGCCCGGTCCTGTCTGGCTGTGACAAATGCCTATAAATGGGGTTTTGTCTCGGGTGgtttttccagctgctgggTGGATTTATTGTATGGCAGTTGCAGACATACAGAGCTGGCTTAGTAAGCACCTCAAAACCCAGAGGGTTTTGCAGCAGAGGCAGTGTAGTGGCAGCTCAAGCAAGCACAGACATATCCTGAAGTAGTATTTGGGATTCCAGCCTGCATtacccacacaggggagaatgAATACGAGAGTCATCCCAGTACTGCAGTCAGGTCTGCAGATGGTTGTTTCAGGTTGCTATGTGGCAACTTCAGCACATAAAAATCATCTGGCCCTGCTTAAAAGGCTGGCTTGAGGCAAGATTCACATGtatggctctgctgctggctcagTAGAAGTGGCTTCAGCTgtggaaggctggagctctgcctTGTTGTAAGGCCAAAGCATTGCTGAATCACCACGGGACACAAGGACTCGTGCATCCAGCTGTGAGCTGGCTAGGAACTTGGAGCATATGTGTGAGCCCCAAGCTGTGATGTGTTCCAGACACAGCTGTATGCCAGCACTCTCAAACAAAAGTAGTGCTTTCCTGGTAGCCAGTATTCCAACATCCTCCTCCGGAAGATAAGATCTGTGGACGTCACTGGCAGGAGCCAGATGTCAAATGAAGAGGAGGAAGTTTCTCAAATAAAGACTTGTTGCTTTTTAATTTATGAGCTTGTTGCTTTATGACTGTGTTAGAGGTTCAGCATGAATGAATGATAGCTattccctcctgcagctccttttcCCATTACTTCTTATAACCTCATGTTGAAAAGTTCTGATATACTCCATGAATAATTCTCCATCCCAAGGAAAAGGTTATGAAAATACCAGTGTGGCAGTAACAGTGCTTTGGGTATAGAAGTGAAATCTGCTTTTTGCAGACAACTgtgatttgtttctttttaactgCCCATTTGCAGATGAGGAGGGAAATCTATCAAATGACCTAATAACTAGCCTAGCAAAAGTGACATCACTTGCAAATATCAGCTGGCTGGAGAGGTTGCACATCTGTGAGGGAGTGATGAGGgagcagaaagaaaggaagtgGAACTTCACCCTCTTTGAACAGCGCTGTAGCATTTATATGACAAAATGAGGTGTTTCTGGAAATTTTAACAGCTGTGGTTTGTGCAACATGTGCTCAGTGAAGCACTTTTTGGATGGGGACAGCATGAAGTGCAGCACTAAGACCAAGGTTTGTGCGGGCTCTGCTTTCACATAGGTTTTGGATAGCAAAGGCAAGCTTAGGATAAGAATCTCCCTCATAGTAGGTCCCACTGTTGGTCTGTCTCTCCCCATATCCTGCCCCACGGTGGCAGCAGATGCTGTTTAGGGGGAGAGCAGATGAGTCTGGGCACCATTGGTGGCCTTTCCACTTGTCCACCCCCAGCCTGCACAGCTGTCTTGGGGTGGTTAGAGGGGATTTCCCAGCCTTGTTCCCTTTAGTAGCTGGTTTTTGTACAGCCATTTTCTGTGAACTTGTCTAATCCTTTGaagctgctgcccagctctcCAATACCCTTTGGTATCGAATGTCAGGTGTTTTACTACCTGCcagataaagaaatatttttgtgtgctTTAAGCTGACTTCCTGCTAGTTATAGTGTTCCCATTTCTTGTGTCCTGAGAGTTTCATGAATGGGCCCAGAACTATGGTGTCTTCATCTGCTCTTCAGTCAATCCTCTACAGAAGGCTTTTGGTGACAGAGGACTTACCTCTGGGACAATTGCCTTAACTCTCTCTCCTTCTTAATCTTTGTCTTTATGCATTGGGACTCCTTTCCAATTCTTGACCATACAAAATGAAATTTCCCCTTGAGGCTTGTCTGTCTTTAATTATGTCTATAAAGGTTCATTGTCTGGCTGAATTATCTTCCAAGCAGTGTCTTCCTTTTTTCTGGCCATGGGTTTTGGCCTGGCAGGGATGCAGAATGTGTCTGAGCTCCACAAGGGCTCTGCAGTTGGATCCAGTTGAGGTCTAGTGCTTTGGCTAGGAGTGGAACCGAGGTGCAGTTTCAATCTAGTGATGTAATTGATTGGAACAGATGctgttcctgctccttctgAACTAGTTATGAGGAATTCCTTGGCCTAGGCAGAGCAGATGgctatttttgcttttctaatcTTGCCTAGAAGTGGTCAGACTCATGGCTTCAGGGAAATGCTGAATGGGATTGGCGTTTCATCAGGTTTCATACCCAGACGTTTATTCTTCTGCTTGATTTCCTGCTTGGACTTGCTGCAGCTGGTGTTGCAAGCCCAAGAGGATGGTGTGGTGTGTAGGTTCCTATTTCTTATGTGTTCAGTCTTATCCCACATTGCAAAGCCCCCATGATGTATCTGAGTTGGGTGAATGCAGACCCCGGACAGGAGTGGCACACAGCCCTTTATCTTGCTTTTGACAGTGCTAAGATAACAACCTTGTCAGCCTTCATGTGTGTGCTGTGAACAGGGCTTCTCATGATGGCatgggctggaggagctggcttGTACTGATTTAAGAAACCCTTTTGTCTCACATAAGTGATGTGTATTTTGCCTTGGGTCTGTAGCAACTGACATGTGAGAGAGAGCTCAGTCTGAAAAGCACAAGAGAACGTTTCTagccccagctcctggccaTGAGCTCCGGTCAGTGCAGGTGTGAGGAGTCCTCACACTCAGCCCCTTGTGAACATAGAGCAACTTGTTCTGTTCTAAGGCTGCCGTGACcatgttttatttctgtgtataTTGCTGTCCAGCCAAAGCATCTTTATTTCAGACTATGGTCCTAAGACATAGGACACTCCGAGACAAGCTGGACAACTGCTAAGGCACTTCTGGTCACTTTTATTTCATGATGGCACTTTTATTTCATGATTTCATGTTCTGGTCATGTGTTTTCATAccagaaagcagcagcactgctcaccATAAATAACTCCTGTCTTAGCCAGCCCAGGTGCAGTAAGCTGTGTCTGCCTGGGGAAAGCATTGTGCACATGTGAAGTTACATCACAGCTCTTGTCATTTTTATTTGGGTAAAAATTTACATTAGGACCTAAAAATACCAGTGACTAGGTATGTTTTCTGAAGGCTGCTTTGTTGTTTGTAGCTATCTAGCTTGATTCTTTCTATGACCTTGCCTTTAAAGAGCTGGATTAATTGTCTGCTTGCTAGATAACAAAGAACATTATAGGGTAAAGGACAGGGCAAGCTGCTCAGGAGGAAGCAGTCATACCCCCAGGATCCCATGGCCTGGCTTCAGCTTAATGAAAACAGCTTTAGTGCAGCAGACAGTTTCTAGTCTCTTAAATCCCCTACAATCCACTTTGTAGCAGCTCCTCAAAACAATAAGAGTTCTGATCGCTACATACAAAGATTTACCAATTAACTTGATTCACCttttacttaatttaaaaaaatgaatctgttttcattttattttatttatttattctcttcTGCAGGAGCAACAATGGATTGGCCCCAACAAAGATGTAGTAGGTGTTGGGAGAAGACATCTCACCTGAAATGGAGGTGATCGAAGGAGCTGAACACTGACTGCACCAACATGGGGCTGCGACTGCTGGCTTGTCTTTTCCATTTGCCCACTGCAGTGATCTATGGCTCTCTGTCGctctttgtttccattttgcaCAACGTGTTCCTCCTGTACTATGTGGACACCTTTGTCTCTGTTTACAAGATTGATAAACTGTCCTTTTGGATAGGAGAGGTTAGTTTTTTTCCATTGGTTTCTGCGCTCTTTTAAGTAGGAAATTCTGAAACCAAGACTGTTCTTTGCTAGAAATGTGAAAACTGTTAGTTATAACAGCAGTGTTCCCTTttggagagggagaaagggagcCTTCCAAGTGCTAACTTGGGCTTTTCAGTTTTTCCCACTTATATAAAAATAGAACAAgctgggacagaaaatgcagagaCTTTGTTCTTAAAGACTGCCTTTCCTCTGTGGCTATTGGGGTGTTTCACAGGCAATGAAAACCACTGGCCTTACTGCCAGTTGCCCCAAACAGAGGCATGATACAGTGGTGATGGGGCAGGGAAGGTGTGCTGGGACAGTTCCTGCTGATGGCTCACCATGCCAGCTCAGCACTGTTCGCTTTGGTGACAGAACGGAGCTGTCCTGTGGTTTGTTTCACTgtcctgttttctttcctagacAGTGTTTCTGATCTGGAACAGCCTCAATGACCCTCTGTTTGGCTGGCTGAGTGACCGAGTATTCCTTAGCACACAGCAGTAAGTGAAGTTCTGCTATCAGAAGAGTCTGGGAAGTTGTTTAGTCTCTGGGGAAGATGATGTCAAATTGGCAGCTTTAAAATGATGCCGTGGGAATGGCTTACTGGGCATGGAACTCTTAAATACCTCCTATTCATGGCATCTTTGAAGTTCAGTGCtcataaatgttttttttttcagtacttgACTGTACAGAGAAAGTCACACACGCCTAATGGGTGGATGTGACCCTAACCCTGAACAGTCATGAGTGGTGCAGAATCTAAAATATGGGCATCTAAAATCTCAAGCCCCTGCTATATGAGTAAGTCTGTTAATGAGATGTCAGAGAGTTTCTGTACATGGTTTGGGAGGCACAAGGGGGAAAAGTACAGTTATTTCAATATGGAATGCCTCAGACCAGTTGTTCCCAAACTCTATAGGATGGGAGCTGAGGCAAGACAGCTCTGTATTGTTGGCCATtaacatttttcatatatttatgtcaacattttaatgaaaatcatGGTGTGGCTTCCTGCAATTAATAAAATCTCATGAAAATCATTTACATTCCACAAAGTGCAGACAGTACAGTACTATCAGGGAGAGAAAtactctggagaaaaaaaaattccttttctttttggttttcttaaaCCTATATTTTCACTGTTAGCTGAGAAGGTATCTGATGTGGGTGGTTGTTACTTGAACAAAAGCTGTATTTGTATCTATGCCACTTACATTACTTCCTTGGAGAGGAAGGATATGTGATCATGCAGGGTTTTGTCCAGCTatgtaaaatatcttttttttttcttgttgcagggcaggagcagagatttCGTCCCCTGAAGTAGTTCTGAAGAGGCTCAGAGCACTAAGCCACAATGGCCCTCTCTTTGCCATTTCTTTCCTGGCTTTCTGGGTTTCCTGGGCTCATCCTGGTTTGCAGTTCCTCCTTTGCCTTTGCATGTACGACAGCTTTCTCACCATGGTTGACCTCCATCACAATGCCTTGCTTGCAGACCTGGCTGTTTCAGCAAAAGACAGGACTAGCCTCAACTTCTACTGCTCCCTCTTCAGTGCTATAGGCTCCCTGTCTGTCTTCATGTCCTATGCAGTATGGAACAAGGAGGACTTCTTTTCTTTTCGCATATTTTGCGTCCTGCTGGCCCTCTGCTCCATTGTTGGCTTCACCCTGTCCACACAGCTGCTCCGCCAGCGGTTTCAGGCTGATGGGAAAGCAAAATGGGACGAGGAATCAACCCTGAAAGGGTAAGGGTCATGAATTCTTAGCAGGGGCAAAGGCCTGGCATACATTTGCAGCAAACTAAATGCGTGAGAAGATCCAGCACGAGGCAAAATGTGTTAATTATCTCTGGTTCTTGTCTATTGATAAAGTTTTCAGGATCAGCTGTCACACTGGCTCCTCTGAAAATAGAACAAAACTGTCTTGTGTCAGCCATAGTCCAAACTGGAGGCAGAGGCCTAACCTGATATATGGCCATCCAGTGTTTGGAGCATGAAATGAGTTCATGTCTGGAGCACCCAGTGAGGCCTGTGAGTGGTAGAATGTCAGAAGCAGCTTATGAAAGCATTCGTGCTTGGGCACGAGACCACATTGCTACCCCTGCCCTACAGAATTGGACAAGTGAATGTTTCTCCCTGTTAGTCACTTCAGGTGTCTGATAGTAGCTGGGCTGTTGGTAGGCCACACCAAGCTGATTTTTCCTGTTCAGCTCCTTCCTTGGGCTGCCTCACTTGACATCTCTTGTTATGAGCTGCCAGCATTATGCTGTAGTAGCAGCAGATCCTGATGAGATGTGCCAGGTGAGCTAACTGCAGGGACATGGAAGAGGAATGCATGTATAGTGGAATGGCTGATAAGAGGAGAATGCATTTCTGGACAGAAAGGTGAATTTTGTGTTAAGAAGATGGATGTTCTTTGGGAGACTGTTGCCTGTGCTTCTTACTAGTAATAAGCAATCCTTGTTGTAGACTCTACTGTTTTGATTGGTCCAGGAATATGAAAGGTCGGGATGGGAGCTGAGGAGAGACAGCTTTGCATCTACAGGGGGAGAGCTGGGGACTCTGTCTTGGTGTGAGGGATTTATGGTTGCTTTTtatccctccttttccttcagGCTGTACATTGAGAAACTCTCCGTCCCCCAGGAGAAGAGGATCACCCTGGCAGAGtatctccagcagctctcccgGCATCGCAACTTCCTCTGGTTTGTCTGCATGAATCTTGTCCAGGTAGGCACAGAAGTGACACGCTGCGGTTCAGAGGATGAGCGCTGGCTGTGGTGCTTTGAGATGGATGATTCAGCAGTATGTGAGTTCCCGAGAAAGGGCAGAGATGTTCCCAGCACCCACTTGCTCTTGGAGCCTCCTGCACATGCTGGTTGATTCAGCAGCTGGTAGCCACTCTCCCTGCTTGTGACTGAGGATACTTCCTGAGCAAGCTGTGGGTtgctccttcctctctctgcagCATAGGCTGGGTTATGGGGGCTGActgagctctgtgcagcccATATGGGGTGCAGAAGCACAGGGCCTGGCTCACAGAAGGGATGAGTTTCAGAGTGCTGTTTGCTGGCATGGCTGTCAGCACagtctcctttccctttccGTTTTCCTGAGGCTCACATCACTGTTCTCACTGTCCAGCTGGATCCATCTCCCAGCTGGCTTTTACCATTTCTgttcttcatcatcttcagtgATGACTACCAAATGCTGGCAGCCTGCCCAGCTTTGTGTGCCGCAGTCATGGCTCCCTGAGGATCCCTCAGTTCCCCTCAGGCAGGCTCTTGATGCTGGTCTGCATCTTTGTGTTCAAGCCTCACTGCCTTACCAATGTcctcctgccagctgctgcctccctcctgCCATGCCACTGTCTCCCCCAGCCTCATGGTGACTGCTGTTACCTGCTGGCCCTGTCTGCCCTGGCAGCACTGTGCTGtacagctgggcagtggggctgactTCGGGCACAGAGTGGGCATAGCTGATGGCATTGCAGCTCTGCAATCtcagccagcagtgctggaaatgTCACAGCTGAAGTCTTGCTCTGCTGAAGCACTCCAGGCCTATCCTGCATGATCCTTTGGCATGGGGCTCCTAGGACAAGAGGGCTGTTagctttttctgttctttctcacTGCTGTTCCTGCTGACCAGCTCGTCTGCATGCTGCCTTCACAGGTTTTTCACTGCCATTTTAACAGCAACTTCTTCCCTCTGTTCCTGGAGCACCTGCTGTCAGACCAGATCTCTGTCTCTACTGGATCTTTCCTGCTTGGTGAGTTTCAGGTGggcctgcagggagcagctgagtCACATAGGACCTGGCCCGAGTCTGGGTTTGCCCTTCCCAAACTCCATCTGGGGAGAGGTGTGCTCACATGCAGGACTCTGGGCTGTAAgatgcacacatacacacaccccACGTGTTTCCTTGGGACCTCTGAGTTGTCCTTCCTGGGCACAGAAGTAACTTGGAGCCTTTTCTAGTAAGGACCAGCCTGGTGCTGGACACCAGACTCTAGAGAGCTATTGCTGTCAGTACTAGAGGCTGCAGGATTCAGTATTCccaggatgcagcagagaacaCAGCCCTGGATTTTATCCCTTCTGCAGCATACAGACCATTTCCAGGCTGCTACAGATGTGTGGGCATTACCCTGGGAGGGTTCTGTGCAGGCCAGGTCTGGTCAGGCAGTCCTGTCTCTCTGATTTCTGCTCCAGGGCTGAGTTGCAGCCTCTGCATGACGCTGGGGCaaatcttttcttcctctctgtccaCGAGGTTGATGGAAGAAGGTCTCCCTCTGTAGGAAAGAGTGTGGTATGCCACAAAGCCATGGAGTAAATCTGCTGCAGCCTTCTGTATATGCAGAGGAGCTACTCTGTTGTCCTGCTGGCAATAGCCAACCTTGCTGTCTCTCTTGGTATCATGTCTGGGGGCATGGTGGAAAGTGAAACTCCGTCAAACTGTTTGTGTATCTGTCTCTGCTCAGGTGTTTCCTACATTGCCCCCCATCTCAACAACCTCTACTTCCTGTCACTCTGCCGCCGCTGTGGGGTTTACACTGTGGTGCAAGGACTCTTCTTCCTGAAGCTGGCTCTGAGTGTTGTCATGTTCCTGGCAGGACCTGATCAGGTGTATCTGCTCTGCATCTTCATTGCCAGGTAGGCAAGCACTTCTTCTGCCCTCTGCTTCCTGGGAAGTAAAATGAGTTGTCCCTGGTTTAAGAAAAGGAGTGGAAGGCCGGGAACAGGGGGCAGAATCATACATAAGCCATGTGGTTTCCAGCTTTGACAGCATATGGGACAGGTCACTGCAGAATCCACAGGCTTGCCCTGCTGCAGAGTGAGGGAGGCAGTGATGTTCAGGTCACAGACAAGCAGGACTGGTGGCAGCTTGCACCTGCACTTGCCAGCTGCAGAGAActctcctctgcagctctcagtgtgtgctgcagctgcctgtgaGTCACAGGTCCAGTGTGTCCTATCCCCAGGCCTGTCTGTGTGGCAGG
Encoded proteins:
- the SLC68A1 gene encoding transmembrane protein 180 isoform X1, whose protein sequence is MGLRLLACLFHLPTAVIYGSLSLFVSILHNVFLLYYVDTFVSVYKIDKLSFWIGETVFLIWNSLNDPLFGWLSDRVFLSTQQAGAEISSPEVVLKRLRALSHNGPLFAISFLAFWVSWAHPGLQFLLCLCMYDSFLTMVDLHHNALLADLAVSAKDRTSLNFYCSLFSAIGSLSVFMSYAVWNKEDFFSFRIFCVLLALCSIVGFTLSTQLLRQRFQADGKAKWDEESTLKGLYIEKLSVPQEKRITLAEYLQQLSRHRNFLWFVCMNLVQLVCMLPSQVFHCHFNSNFFPLFLEHLLSDQISVSTGSFLLGVSYIAPHLNNLYFLSLCRRCGVYTVVQGLFFLKLALSVVMFLAGPDQVYLLCIFIASNRVFTEGTCKLLNLVVTDLVDEDLVLNRRKQAASALLFGMVALVTKPGQTFAPLIGTWLLCAYTGYDIFQRNPLNNVVSAQPKLESAVALEPTLRQGCFYLLVFVPIACALLQLLIWSQFSLHGKRLQLVKAQWQSLTQGQAPEVKAI
- the SLC68A1 gene encoding transmembrane protein 180 isoform X4 — protein: METVFLIWNSLNDPLFGWLSDRVFLSTQQAGAEISSPEVVLKRLRALSHNGPLFAISFLAFWVSWAHPGLQFLLCLCMYDSFLTMVDLHHNALLADLAVSAKDRTSLNFYCSLFSAIGSLSVFMSYAVWNKEDFFSFRIFCVLLALCSIVGFTLSTQLLRQRFQADGKAKWDEESTLKGLYIEKLSVPQEKRITLAEYLQQLSRHRNFLWFVCMNLVQLVCMLPSQVFHCHFNSNFFPLFLEHLLSDQISVSTGSFLLGVSYIAPHLNNLYFLSLCRRCGVYTVVQGLFFLKLALSVVMFLAGPDQVYLLCIFIASNRVFTEGTCKLLNLVVTDLVDEDLVLNRRKQAASALLFGMVALVTKPGQTFAPLIGTWLLCAYTGYDIFQRNPLNNVVSAQPKLESAVALEPTLRQGCFYLLVFVPIACALLQLLIWSQFSLHGKRLQLVKAQWQSLTQGQAPEVKAI
- the SLC68A1 gene encoding transmembrane protein 180 isoform X2; protein product: MGLRLLACLFHLPTAVIYGSLSLFVSILHNVFLLYYVDTFVSVYKIDKLSFWIGETVFLIWNSLNDPLFGWLSDRVFLSTQQAGAEISSPEVVLKRLRALSHNGPLFAISFLAFWVSWAHPGLQFLLCLCMYDSFLTMVDLHHNALLADLAVSAKDRTSLNFYCSLFSAIGSLSVFMSYAVWNKEDFFSFRIFCVLLALCSIVGFTLSTQLLRQRFQADGKAKWDEESTLKGLYIEKLSVPQEKRITLAEYLQQLSRHRNFLWFVCMNLVQVFHCHFNSNFFPLFLEHLLSDQISVSTGSFLLGVSYIAPHLNNLYFLSLCRRCGVYTVVQGLFFLKLALSVVMFLAGPDQVYLLCIFIASNRVFTEGTCKLLNLVVTDLVDEDLVLNRRKQAASALLFGMVALVTKPGQTFAPLIGTWLLCAYTGYDIFQRNPLNNVVSAQPKLESAVALEPTLRQGCFYLLVFVPIACALLQLLIWSQFSLHGKRLQLVKAQWQSLTQGQAPEVKAI
- the SLC68A1 gene encoding transmembrane protein 180 isoform X3, which codes for MGLRLLACLFHLPTAVIYGSLSLFVSILHNVFLLYYVDTFVSVYKIDKLSFWIGETVFLIWNSLNDPLFGWLSDRVFLSTQQAGAEISSPEVVLKRLRALSHNGPLFAISFLAFWVSWAHPGLQFLLCLCMYDSFLTMVDLHHNALLADLAVSAKDRTSLNFYCSLFSAIGSLSVFMSYAVWNKEDFFSFRIFCVLLALCSIVGFTLSTQLLRQRFQADGKAKWDEESTLKGLYIEKLSVPQEKRITLAEYLQQLSRHRNFLWFVCMNLVQHLLSDQISVSTGSFLLGVSYIAPHLNNLYFLSLCRRCGVYTVVQGLFFLKLALSVVMFLAGPDQVYLLCIFIASNRVFTEGTCKLLNLVVTDLVDEDLVLNRRKQAASALLFGMVALVTKPGQTFAPLIGTWLLCAYTGYDIFQRNPLNNVVSAQPKLESAVALEPTLRQGCFYLLVFVPIACALLQLLIWSQFSLHGKRLQLVKAQWQSLTQGQAPEVKAI